The proteins below are encoded in one region of Parvicella tangerina:
- the coaD gene encoding pantetheine-phosphate adenylyltransferase translates to MSRIAVFAGSFDPITLGHFSIVEKALPLFDKIYVAVGTNTSKQYLFDADQRFDMAQKSFSTFQKVEIAAFEGLTVDFCKDVNANFLLRGLRNNIDFEYEKPIAEMNKKLYPDLETVFFITDAEMSCISSSIVRELIKNNGNVERFLPPGLKL, encoded by the coding sequence ATGTCTAGAATTGCCGTTTTCGCTGGATCGTTTGACCCCATTACCTTGGGACACTTCTCAATTGTTGAAAAGGCACTCCCTCTGTTTGACAAGATTTATGTTGCCGTAGGAACCAATACGAGTAAACAGTATTTATTTGATGCTGATCAGCGTTTTGATATGGCCCAGAAAAGTTTCTCAACATTTCAAAAGGTAGAAATTGCTGCATTTGAAGGTCTAACGGTTGACTTCTGTAAAGATGTAAACGCCAACTTTTTGCTCAGAGGTCTGAGGAATAACATTGACTTTGAATACGAAAAGCCTATTGCAGAAATGAACAAAAAACTATACCCTGATCTTGAAACCGTATTTTTCATCACAGATGCCGAAATGAGCTGTATTTCTTCCTCTATTGTTAGAGAACTAATCAAGAACAATGGAAATGTGGAGCGATTCTTGCCTCCTGGTTTAAAACTATAA
- a CDS encoding adenylate/guanylate cyclase domain-containing protein, translating to MTKLERLSYIVLFSLITTSGFFAQTIRFNTLTIKDGLSQSVINCVGQDPLGYMWIGTQDGLNRYDGINFRIHKHIVNNTNSLTSSFILTFVSDTLSGKMYLGTQNGGVNVYDPVHKKFESPKTLGKISTSTINDLILINQKLYIATSKEGLWVWDVKTGQTKVFDKTNDFPGSKISKLSRIDNTLWVGTDGQGAILFDLDTEKYTHFQSVNNKSSLLNNNVSAAVQYSPNVVLLGTQSGLNLIDLSLPIPKFSVLKPNKKDFTLNSVEDILKQNDTTFWVATSGNGVFKINIEGGKPKFTNYLSSDLNNYSIPHNIVNDIFQDRTGSIWIGTQDGLAYFDPVKQGFNSYAYEFGSKKSLLDKTVWSIHPTDTIIYVGTRQGITAINRITNQYFQYPFKSSNLNQPNNNSIYFINIDRFGKIWTATSSGVFLLNVNAADPSKFNYHKVNFRAEPDEWDDDHCYYIKFDDKDYAWVGCKEGLARIHIIDLAAEHFVHDPNNSSSVTGNDIRVVFIDSQGNHWTGSAGGGLSKFNPIAIDGKTTLKFEHYLNNPNNLNSLSNNTVLSIHEEPEGTLWIATYGGGLNKFDIDTEQFDVFTEEDGLANNATYGITGSSLKNTIWISTNFGLSSYNYKTKTFENYTENDGLLSNEFNTGAYFEAENGELFFGGINGFNSFFPEDIKPNTVAPEVVITDILIYNRPIEQEVEGIGAISFLDELELGYEQNNLTFKFAALHYTFPKGNKYKVLMEGVDNEEILINDLQQINYSNLSPGVYTFKVWASNSDGIWSKEPKTLIIRISAPYWSTWWFITVCVGVLALIIYLFYLWRIRSMKSQKERLAFLVEKRTKTITQQKEQLENHQKELEVQKEKSDNLLLNILPAETVEELKNKGKTKPRYYRMVTVLFTDIKGFTKIAEAFKPTELVKRLDNLFREIDKIIEKHQIEKIKTIGDAYMAAGGVPLRDKENPIHCVLAALEIQRFMEKEAKRYKDEEPWQLRIGLHTGDVIAGVIGTKRIAYDIWGNTVNVANRMEMASEPGKVNISGRTFEYIKPYFDCTYRGKVPAKNKGEIDMYYVEGIKPHLSKGGRGTVPNKKFTDYVHLHIYSSINYRKAERHIMKILKAELSPNLHYHGIHHTYDVVDAVERLAIMEGVLDEDIFVLKSAATYHDAGFVEQYDKNEPIGARMASEILPLYGYTEEQVSLVHRLIYATIVPHNPQTKLEEIICDADLDYLGRDDFHQIADTLRRELRDHGKINSDRMWDEIQIKFLEQHRYFTKSAIKLRQEKKLKHIEEIKQRLKENNYKD from the coding sequence ATGACGAAACTTGAGAGACTATCATATATAGTTCTGTTTAGCCTGATAACTACATCAGGCTTTTTCGCACAAACCATCAGATTTAATACACTCACTATTAAAGATGGTCTCTCACAAAGCGTGATCAATTGTGTTGGCCAAGACCCTCTGGGATATATGTGGATTGGTACTCAAGATGGTCTGAACCGGTATGATGGCATCAACTTCAGGATCCACAAACATATTGTCAATAACACGAACAGCTTAACATCGTCCTTTATCCTGACCTTCGTTTCTGATACACTCTCTGGTAAAATGTATCTCGGAACTCAAAATGGCGGTGTTAACGTTTATGATCCTGTTCATAAAAAATTTGAGAGTCCAAAAACCTTAGGGAAGATCTCCACCTCTACTATCAATGATCTTATCCTGATTAATCAAAAACTATACATTGCCACTTCAAAGGAAGGGCTTTGGGTATGGGATGTAAAAACTGGACAAACCAAAGTTTTTGACAAAACCAATGACTTTCCAGGGTCAAAAATTTCCAAGCTATCTAGAATTGATAATACCCTGTGGGTAGGAACAGATGGTCAGGGAGCCATCTTATTTGATTTAGACACTGAAAAATACACGCATTTTCAGTCTGTCAACAATAAATCGTCATTGCTAAATAATAATGTATCTGCAGCTGTGCAGTACTCTCCTAACGTTGTCCTTTTGGGAACACAGTCTGGTCTTAATTTAATAGACTTGTCACTACCTATACCCAAATTCTCTGTCCTGAAGCCCAACAAAAAAGACTTCACACTCAACTCTGTTGAAGATATTTTGAAACAGAACGACACCACTTTTTGGGTCGCAACAAGTGGGAATGGTGTATTTAAAATAAACATAGAAGGTGGTAAGCCCAAATTTACCAACTACCTCTCAAGTGATCTGAACAATTACTCCATTCCTCACAACATCGTCAACGATATTTTTCAGGATCGTACAGGTTCAATCTGGATTGGTACTCAGGATGGTTTAGCCTACTTTGACCCAGTAAAACAAGGGTTTAACTCCTATGCGTACGAATTTGGAAGCAAAAAGAGTCTTTTAGACAAAACGGTTTGGTCTATTCACCCTACTGACACAATTATCTACGTGGGAACCAGACAAGGGATTACAGCTATAAATCGGATAACCAATCAGTATTTTCAATACCCATTTAAAAGTAGTAATCTGAATCAGCCTAACAACAATAGTATTTACTTTATTAATATAGATCGATTTGGCAAGATATGGACCGCAACATCTAGTGGTGTTTTCTTACTGAATGTAAACGCGGCTGACCCCAGTAAATTCAACTACCATAAAGTGAACTTCAGAGCAGAACCTGATGAATGGGACGATGATCATTGCTATTACATCAAGTTTGACGATAAAGACTATGCCTGGGTTGGTTGTAAGGAGGGATTGGCTCGTATCCACATTATAGACCTGGCCGCAGAACACTTTGTGCATGACCCCAATAACTCATCATCCGTTACTGGAAACGATATTCGGGTTGTTTTCATTGATAGTCAGGGTAATCATTGGACGGGTTCAGCAGGTGGAGGCCTTTCTAAATTTAACCCAATTGCAATCGATGGAAAAACCACGTTAAAATTTGAACACTACCTAAACAATCCAAACAATTTAAATAGCCTAAGTAATAATACTGTTTTATCTATTCACGAAGAACCCGAAGGCACACTGTGGATCGCAACTTACGGAGGAGGATTGAATAAATTTGACATTGACACTGAACAGTTTGATGTATTTACCGAAGAAGATGGTCTGGCGAACAACGCAACTTATGGTATAACTGGAAGCAGTCTTAAAAACACGATATGGATCAGCACCAACTTTGGGCTCTCCAGTTATAATTATAAAACAAAAACATTTGAGAATTACACCGAGAACGATGGTCTTCTTAGCAATGAGTTTAACACTGGAGCCTATTTTGAAGCTGAGAATGGAGAGCTGTTTTTTGGAGGGATTAATGGATTCAACTCCTTCTTTCCTGAGGACATAAAACCCAACACCGTTGCACCTGAAGTAGTTATCACTGACATTCTTATCTATAATCGTCCCATAGAACAAGAAGTCGAGGGAATTGGAGCCATCTCTTTTCTCGATGAATTGGAACTAGGCTATGAACAGAATAACCTTACATTCAAATTTGCTGCTTTACACTACACCTTTCCAAAAGGAAATAAATACAAAGTATTAATGGAAGGGGTGGATAATGAAGAAATACTCATAAACGACCTTCAACAAATTAACTACTCCAATTTATCTCCAGGTGTTTACACCTTTAAGGTTTGGGCGAGTAATAGTGACGGGATATGGAGTAAAGAGCCTAAAACGCTAATCATCAGAATAAGTGCGCCTTACTGGAGCACCTGGTGGTTCATCACCGTTTGCGTGGGTGTTTTAGCCTTGATTATTTACCTATTCTACCTATGGAGAATCAGGAGCATGAAGTCCCAAAAGGAGCGATTAGCCTTTCTGGTTGAAAAGCGTACTAAAACAATTACCCAACAAAAAGAACAACTTGAAAACCATCAAAAGGAACTCGAGGTTCAGAAAGAGAAATCAGACAATCTTTTACTTAATATCCTACCAGCAGAAACGGTTGAAGAGCTCAAAAACAAAGGAAAAACGAAACCTCGTTATTACCGAATGGTCACTGTTCTATTTACAGATATCAAAGGCTTCACGAAGATCGCTGAAGCCTTCAAACCAACGGAGTTAGTAAAAAGGCTGGATAATCTATTTCGGGAAATTGATAAGATCATTGAAAAGCATCAAATCGAAAAGATTAAAACCATTGGAGATGCTTACATGGCTGCAGGTGGTGTACCATTAAGAGACAAAGAAAACCCTATTCACTGTGTACTTGCCGCCTTAGAGATTCAGCGGTTTATGGAAAAAGAAGCTAAAAGGTATAAAGACGAGGAACCCTGGCAATTGAGAATCGGTCTTCATACTGGTGATGTAATTGCTGGTGTGATTGGGACTAAACGTATTGCCTACGACATTTGGGGGAACACGGTGAATGTTGCCAACAGAATGGAAATGGCGAGTGAACCAGGTAAAGTGAATATTTCAGGTCGAACCTTTGAATATATTAAACCTTATTTTGACTGTACCTATAGAGGAAAGGTTCCAGCCAAAAACAAGGGAGAAATTGACATGTACTACGTGGAGGGAATCAAACCTCATCTGTCAAAAGGGGGTAGAGGGACAGTTCCCAACAAAAAATTCACGGATTACGTTCACTTACATATTTACAGTAGCATCAACTACCGTAAAGCCGAACGACACATCATGAAGATTCTTAAAGCAGAACTCTCTCCTAACCTTCATTATCACGGGATTCATCATACTTATGATGTTGTAGACGCAGTGGAACGATTGGCAATCATGGAAGGCGTTCTTGATGAAGATATTTTTGTGTTGAAATCTGCTGCTACTTATCATGACGCAGGCTTTGTGGAACAATATGACAAGAACGAACCTATTGGAGCGAGAATGGCCTCAGAGATCTTACCGCTTTATGGTTACACCGAGGAACAAGTTAGTTTGGTGCATCGCCTAATCTATGCCACTATCGTACCTCACAACCCGCAAACTAAGTTAGAAGAGATCATTTGTGACGCAGATCTTGACTATTTAGGACGAGATGACTTCCACCAAATTGCAGATACACTAAGGCGTGAGCTTCGAGACCACGGAAAAATCAATAGTGATAGAATGTGGGATGAAATTCAGATTAAATTTTTGGAGCAACACCGGTACTTTACGAAATCTGCTATCAAGCTTCGACAAGAGAAAAAACTAAAACATATTGAAGAAATAAAGCAGCGTCTTAAAGAAAACAACTACAAAGATTAA
- a CDS encoding flotillin family protein, translating into MNFALLESSFQPDGFSFALVGILVAVLFLVVIILTWIRRYKRCPSNKILVIYGRGSDPGKSAKCISGGAAFIWPVIQDYAFLDLAPISLEVELKNALSKQNIRVDVPSSFTIAISNETGTMNNAAERLLMLTKDDIKSIARDIIFGQLRLVIATMDIEEINSNRDKFLANITHNVEAELKKIGLKLINVNITDIKDESGYIEALGKEAAAHAINEARRSVAEKNRDGSIGEANAVQEQRVKVAEATAKAKIGEANAQQTERTQVAAANAQAKIGEAQALQNERVQTADAMAQAKIGEAKALQNERIQTSAANAKAIEGENTARIEIAESDALRREKQAEAEKRAIAAEKVQAAQALQEAYVAEQEAENKRAQRDKASQYADIVVPAEIEKSKIEIQAEAQAENIRRIAKGEADAILMKKQAEAQGLYEILTKQAEGLDRIVNAAGNDPKDAVLLLVADKLPELVKTQAEAISNIKIDKVTVWDGGQNSNGKTSTANFLSGIYKSVPPLEEMFNMAGMQLPNYLGNKQEDPTSEVQSPEPKEQDQGDNVEDQDDPKAE; encoded by the coding sequence ATGAATTTTGCTTTATTAGAATCTAGTTTTCAGCCTGACGGTTTTTCTTTTGCACTGGTTGGGATATTGGTAGCTGTTCTTTTCCTCGTTGTCATTATTCTCACTTGGATCAGACGTTATAAAAGATGTCCTTCGAACAAAATTTTAGTGATCTACGGTAGAGGAAGTGACCCTGGCAAATCGGCAAAATGTATATCAGGTGGAGCTGCGTTTATTTGGCCAGTTATTCAAGACTATGCTTTTCTAGATCTGGCTCCAATATCACTTGAAGTGGAGTTAAAAAACGCTTTGTCGAAACAGAATATTCGTGTTGATGTTCCTTCAAGTTTTACGATTGCTATTTCAAATGAGACAGGCACCATGAATAATGCTGCCGAACGACTTTTGATGTTGACTAAAGATGATATTAAATCAATCGCCCGAGACATCATTTTTGGTCAGTTACGTTTGGTGATCGCAACCATGGATATCGAAGAAATTAACTCGAATAGAGATAAATTCCTTGCTAACATTACACACAATGTAGAAGCCGAGTTAAAAAAGATTGGTCTTAAACTAATCAACGTTAACATTACGGACATTAAGGACGAGTCTGGCTATATTGAAGCGCTAGGTAAAGAAGCTGCTGCTCATGCAATCAATGAGGCACGAAGATCAGTTGCTGAGAAGAATAGAGATGGATCCATCGGTGAAGCAAACGCTGTTCAAGAGCAAAGAGTTAAGGTTGCTGAAGCTACGGCTAAGGCAAAAATTGGTGAAGCAAATGCTCAACAAACTGAAAGGACACAAGTGGCTGCAGCCAACGCTCAGGCGAAAATTGGTGAAGCTCAAGCTCTTCAAAATGAAAGAGTACAAACAGCAGATGCAATGGCTCAGGCGAAAATTGGTGAAGCAAAAGCTTTGCAGAATGAAAGAATTCAAACTTCTGCTGCCAATGCCAAGGCAATTGAAGGTGAAAACACCGCAAGAATAGAGATCGCTGAGTCAGATGCTTTGCGAAGGGAGAAACAAGCTGAAGCAGAAAAAAGAGCGATTGCTGCTGAGAAAGTTCAAGCCGCTCAAGCTCTTCAAGAAGCTTATGTTGCAGAACAAGAAGCGGAAAACAAACGTGCTCAAAGAGATAAGGCCTCTCAGTATGCTGACATTGTGGTTCCTGCTGAAATTGAAAAAAGCAAAATCGAAATTCAAGCTGAAGCGCAGGCTGAAAATATCAGAAGAATTGCCAAAGGGGAAGCGGACGCTATCTTAATGAAGAAGCAAGCTGAAGCGCAAGGTCTTTATGAAATTCTTACCAAGCAAGCTGAAGGTCTGGATAGAATTGTTAATGCTGCTGGAAATGACCCTAAAGATGCTGTACTACTTCTAGTTGCTGATAAGTTACCTGAATTGGTCAAAACACAAGCAGAAGCGATTAGTAATATCAAGATCGATAAAGTTACTGTTTGGGATGGCGGCCAAAATTCCAATGGAAAAACATCCACAGCAAACTTCCTTAGCGGTATTTACAAGTCTGTCCCTCCTCTGGAGGAAATGTTTAATATGGCGGGTATGCAACTACCAAATTATTTAGGGAATAAACAAGAGGATCCAACCAGCGAGGTTCAATCACCCGAACCAAAGGAACAGGATCAAGGTGACAACGTAGAAGATCAGGATGATCCTAAGGCCGAGTAA
- a CDS encoding DUF3822 family protein — MNIYQSSSLSNLEEGGKTFVFPFNQKFLLVSSSSKGIQVAEILDSSEIQETPNEFYYFDLGIKFNLLPQLSDEMIDEAALIDFMNWDSNQRVYSQFINKHNIELQFQTSAIEDHTITQVIPSVKKHHIASLLLSITKTDGVYLLIYLNKIFITVVSDQQIKLCNIFDAKTDEEVLYYLMLIYQELSLSQEDTATICYGEFPEQPSLSAAYLSKYIRNSTVLTFDGVDSQFKGILKLLDTYHENH; from the coding sequence ATGAATATTTACCAATCATCTTCTTTATCCAATCTGGAGGAAGGAGGGAAGACGTTTGTATTTCCTTTTAACCAAAAGTTTCTCTTGGTTTCTTCATCGTCAAAAGGCATACAGGTAGCAGAAATTCTTGATTCTTCAGAAATTCAAGAAACTCCAAATGAGTTCTATTACTTTGATTTGGGAATCAAGTTCAACCTGCTTCCACAACTTTCAGATGAAATGATCGATGAAGCCGCCTTGATCGATTTTATGAATTGGGATTCAAATCAACGTGTTTATAGTCAGTTTATCAACAAGCACAATATTGAACTTCAATTCCAAACCTCAGCGATCGAAGATCATACAATTACACAAGTTATTCCCTCAGTTAAAAAACACCACATAGCCTCTTTGCTTCTGAGTATTACAAAAACGGACGGTGTATACTTACTCATTTATCTCAACAAAATCTTCATAACAGTTGTATCAGATCAGCAGATTAAACTATGTAATATCTTCGATGCAAAAACCGATGAAGAAGTGCTCTATTACCTGATGCTCATTTATCAGGAATTATCACTTTCTCAAGAAGATACGGCAACTATTTGCTATGGTGAATTTCCAGAACAGCCTTCACTCAGCGCAGCCTATTTATCCAAGTATATCCGAAATTCAACCGTATTAACTTTTGATGGTGTGGATAGCCAATTTAAAGGAATCTTAAAATTACTGGATACCTACCATGAGAATCATTAG
- the rsmD gene encoding 16S rRNA (guanine(966)-N(2))-methyltransferase RsmD — translation MRIISGKFKGKRIIAPKSIKARPTTDFAKESLFNILEHKFDFQGADVLDLFAGTGNISYELISRGAAHVTAVDVSLASYKFINTFAHENEMNIKCIKADVFKFLKRQQNSYPLIFADPPYALKEISQLPNLIFDHNWLSSEGLLIIEHSQETSFKDHPRLIDHRKYSRVNFSFFE, via the coding sequence ATGAGAATCATTAGCGGAAAGTTCAAAGGGAAACGGATCATTGCACCAAAAAGTATAAAAGCAAGACCAACAACAGATTTTGCCAAAGAAAGTCTGTTTAACATCTTAGAGCATAAGTTTGACTTTCAAGGAGCTGATGTTCTCGACTTATTTGCTGGTACGGGCAATATTAGCTACGAACTAATATCGAGAGGAGCTGCTCATGTAACAGCCGTTGATGTTTCGCTGGCAAGTTATAAGTTCATTAACACCTTTGCGCATGAGAACGAAATGAATATCAAATGCATTAAGGCTGATGTGTTCAAGTTCTTAAAACGGCAACAAAACTCCTATCCGCTTATTTTTGCCGACCCTCCTTATGCGCTAAAGGAAATATCCCAATTACCCAACCTTATCTTTGATCATAATTGGCTATCAAGTGAAGGACTATTGATCATTGAACATAGCCAGGAAACTAGCTTTAAAGATCACCCCAGACTTATCGATCATAGAAAGTACAGTAGGGTCAATTTTTCATTTTTTGAATAA
- a CDS encoding SpoIIE family protein phosphatase, with the protein MRFTVGRKIGLGFIVVGILIFAVFGYTISIVNGAKITLDSYGQSNKQYNEIGEPTVQGLESLEEDIDDLSFHVNNWVYNTTNDLSSLHAMNKILDTLLYEDLKALDEVSTKWDKEADIETYDEIKKDLEVLKEDIDLNIRMVLTDFASKADVTNLFMAQTAIDDINPKLDDILSKTHELREKKESESAQQKETMNVKFTETSDGFSFLFKLIIVALFVLVVGTMIIALFTTRSITRPVTQLKGILINLGKGIFPKQKVDPSNDEIGEMSIAMNQLVDGLKRTTDFANEVGKSNFDYPYTPLSSEDVLGHALVKMRDELAENERILEQKVKERTAEVVRQKEEIERQSEKLEELYKDVTDSIRYAKRLQDSILPQNSLIERLLPESFVLFKPKDIVSGDFYWVSETDEKILFSAVDCTGHGVPGAFMSLIGANALNQIINEKEDKPAHILNKLNKLSSEALNKSEEGIKVRDGMDLALCAISKDMKSLEYSGANNPLYLVRDGEISITKADKFAIASFEDGEHHYTNHEFELKKGDLVYVFSDGYADQFGGVKGKKFMYRQFRELLVSLKDEPMHRQKEILNDKIEEWKGTFEQVDDILVIGVRI; encoded by the coding sequence ATGCGATTTACAGTAGGAAGGAAAATAGGTCTCGGATTTATTGTTGTAGGGATATTGATATTCGCTGTTTTCGGCTACACGATCTCTATAGTTAATGGTGCTAAGATCACCTTAGATTCATACGGTCAATCAAACAAACAGTACAACGAAATCGGTGAGCCAACTGTTCAGGGTCTCGAGTCACTTGAGGAAGATATTGATGACCTTTCTTTTCACGTGAATAACTGGGTATACAACACCACTAATGACCTTAGCTCGCTTCATGCGATGAACAAAATCCTCGACACGCTGCTATACGAAGACCTGAAAGCGTTAGATGAGGTCTCGACCAAATGGGATAAAGAGGCCGACATTGAGACGTATGACGAGATAAAAAAAGACCTTGAAGTTCTTAAGGAAGATATCGATCTGAACATTCGTATGGTGTTGACTGATTTTGCCTCGAAAGCTGATGTGACTAACTTGTTCATGGCTCAAACAGCTATTGATGACATCAACCCTAAATTGGATGATATTCTCTCTAAAACACATGAGCTGAGAGAGAAGAAGGAAAGCGAATCCGCTCAGCAAAAGGAGACCATGAATGTAAAGTTCACGGAAACTTCTGATGGATTCTCTTTTCTGTTTAAACTAATCATTGTTGCCCTCTTTGTGCTTGTTGTCGGAACCATGATTATTGCCCTGTTTACCACTCGAAGTATCACGCGTCCGGTAACTCAACTAAAGGGAATTTTGATCAACCTTGGTAAAGGAATTTTCCCTAAACAAAAAGTCGATCCAAGCAATGATGAAATTGGTGAGATGTCAATTGCAATGAACCAATTAGTTGACGGTTTAAAGCGAACTACAGATTTTGCCAATGAGGTTGGAAAAAGCAACTTTGACTATCCCTACACACCTTTGAGCAGCGAAGATGTTTTAGGACACGCACTAGTAAAAATGCGTGACGAACTTGCTGAAAACGAAAGAATATTAGAGCAAAAGGTAAAAGAACGAACAGCTGAGGTTGTTCGTCAAAAAGAAGAAATTGAGCGGCAAAGTGAAAAACTGGAGGAACTTTACAAAGATGTAACCGACAGTATTAGATATGCAAAGCGATTGCAAGACTCCATACTTCCACAGAACTCACTAATTGAAAGGTTATTACCCGAATCTTTTGTACTCTTCAAACCGAAAGATATTGTCTCTGGAGATTTTTATTGGGTGAGTGAAACCGATGAGAAGATACTTTTCTCTGCCGTGGATTGTACAGGCCATGGTGTTCCTGGAGCATTTATGAGTTTGATTGGAGCAAATGCACTCAATCAGATCATCAATGAAAAAGAGGACAAACCTGCACATATCCTAAATAAGTTGAACAAACTTTCATCCGAAGCTCTTAACAAGTCAGAAGAAGGAATTAAAGTACGAGATGGTATGGATTTGGCGCTATGCGCAATTTCCAAAGACATGAAATCATTAGAGTACTCTGGTGCAAACAATCCTCTTTACTTGGTTAGAGATGGTGAAATTTCCATAACTAAAGCCGATAAGTTTGCCATTGCAAGTTTCGAAGATGGAGAACACCATTACACGAATCATGAGTTCGAACTAAAAAAAGGAGACCTCGTCTATGTTTTCTCTGACGGTTATGCTGACCAGTTTGGTGGTGTTAAAGGAAAGAAATTCATGTACCGTCAGTTCAGAGAGCTACTTGTTTCCCTTAAGGACGAACCGATGCATAGGCAAAAGGAAATCCTTAACGACAAGATTGAAGAATGGAAAGGGACTTTCGAACAGGTAGATGATATCCTCGTAATCGGTGTTCGTATTTAG
- a CDS encoding tetratricopeptide repeat protein, whose translation MMWIKNISIFILMLTLNLSIFSQDKNKYCIYDQVAIEKYGNKEFKDALAYIDTAITMCKELESDPYVYHIKGFICYELYKSEELDDPYSNYRAQAFEAFLKSNELDEGKEFTSKNTKSLRNICIRIQKNIAQSLDTVNYKEALKLDKLYHQSVERSGVKLDLKEHDITFNNMIGSIFVELYENQKGSREDFVDSAIVYYEKALSIDTLGFDANKNLGYLYHNLSIDIILNMDPEDDILTMYENQEKSSALGLKSLPYLKRAHEQQPKNRDVLYGLAGIYFMLQEKEKSDFYQKLYDELTKEQQGDGMSPPNNDN comes from the coding sequence ATGATGTGGATTAAAAACATATCGATTTTTATTCTGATGCTGACATTAAATCTCTCGATTTTTAGTCAGGATAAGAATAAGTATTGCATCTATGATCAGGTGGCTATAGAGAAGTACGGCAATAAAGAGTTCAAGGACGCTCTAGCCTACATTGATACAGCTATCACAATGTGTAAAGAATTGGAGAGTGACCCTTACGTTTATCACATTAAAGGTTTTATTTGCTATGAACTCTACAAGTCAGAGGAGTTAGATGATCCGTATTCTAACTATAGAGCTCAGGCTTTTGAAGCTTTTCTTAAATCCAACGAATTAGATGAAGGCAAAGAGTTTACGAGTAAAAACACCAAAAGCCTCAGAAATATTTGTATTCGAATTCAAAAGAACATTGCGCAAAGTTTAGATACCGTAAATTATAAGGAGGCTTTGAAATTAGACAAGCTTTATCATCAATCTGTTGAACGATCAGGTGTGAAACTTGACCTCAAAGAACACGACATTACGTTTAATAATATGATTGGAAGTATTTTCGTTGAGCTTTATGAAAACCAAAAAGGTTCGAGAGAAGACTTTGTAGATTCAGCAATTGTTTACTATGAAAAAGCATTATCAATCGATACGCTAGGGTTTGACGCGAATAAAAATTTAGGATACCTATATCATAATCTGTCGATTGACATTATTTTGAATATGGATCCAGAAGACGACATCCTGACGATGTATGAGAATCAGGAGAAGTCGAGTGCACTTGGTCTAAAATCATTACCTTATCTCAAACGGGCACATGAGCAACAACCTAAAAACAGAGATGTTCTGTACGGATTAGCTGGTATTTACTTCATGCTTCAGGAAAAGGAAAAGAGTGATTTTTATCAGAAGTTATACGATGAACTGACGAAGGAGCAACAAGGCGATGGAATGTCTCCTCCGAACAATGATAATTAG